Proteins found in one Mytilus edulis chromosome 2, xbMytEdul2.2, whole genome shotgun sequence genomic segment:
- the LOC139511369 gene encoding DNA repair protein XRCC2-like, whose product MNLSKVETGAQLLARLGSRPSIQGIEDTLFIDGPNVKDVYELYGVEGSGKTELLLSIVTSIILPKDWNGYNLNGANAGVIFIDTDYKFQILRLVNIMEKRIMGKTEHDKLDTSKKTSSNDIEVLVKECLKKIMIVRCTSSFQLLVTLHSLESTISNNPDIAVIMIDSISAFYWIDRCNGGENIGAQETNMKHIVQQLSNLVKNYNLVLFATKALNFKKTNKENESKGDNCASPSEKKVLKDNHAEFLCKSWYKFVKHRLIFHKEKSFSVYCNSLKVDIQFTINEGGICFK is encoded by the exons ATGAATCTGTCAAAAGTGGAAACTGGAGCACAG tTATTAGCTCGTCTTGGGAGCAGGCCAAGTATTCAAGGAATAGAAGATACATTGTTCATAGATGGGCCTAATGTGAAAGATGTGTATGAATTATATGGTGTTGAAGGGTCAGGAAAGACCGAGTTGTTATTATCAATTGTAACGTCAATCATCTTACCCAAAGATTGGAATGGATATAATTTAAATGGAGCAAATGCTGGAGTTATATTCATTGATACAgattataaatttcaaatattgcgTCTTGTAAATATTATGGAGAAAAGGATCATGGGAAAGACCGAACATGACAAACTAGACACAAGTAAAAAGACATCCTCAAATGATATTGAAGTTCTTGTGAAAGAgtgtttaaagaaaataatgattgttaggtgtacaagTAGTTTTCAGTTACTTGTTACCCTGCATAGTTTAGAATCAACAATTTCAAACAATCCTGATATAGCTGTTATTATGATTGACTCCATTTCCGCATTTTACTGGATTGATAGATGTAATGGCGGTGAAAATATTGGTGCACaagaaacaaatatgaaacatattGTACAACAATTGTCAAATCTTGTGAAAAATTATAACTTAGTATTGTTTGCTACAAAAGCATTAAACTTTAAAAAGACTAATAAAGAGAATGAATCTAAGGGGGACAACTGTGCATCTCCATCAGAGAAGAAAGTATTAAAAGACAACCATGCTGAATTTTTATGTAAATCATGGTATAAGTTTGTAAAACATAGacttatatttcacaaggagaaaTCTTTCAGTGTTTATTGTAATTCCTTAAAAGTTGACATTCAGTTCACAATAAATGAAGGTGgtatatgttttaaatga